In Rhinopithecus roxellana isolate Shanxi Qingling chromosome 4, ASM756505v1, whole genome shotgun sequence, a single genomic region encodes these proteins:
- the LOC115896878 gene encoding gamma-aminobutyric acid type B receptor subunit 1-like — MLLLLLPLAPLFLRPPGAGGAQTPNATSEGCQIIHPPWEGGIRYRGLTRDQVKAINFLPVDYEIEYVCRGEREVVGPKVRKCLANGSWTDMDTPSRCVRICSKSYLTLENGKVFLTGGDLPALDGARVDFRCDPDFHLVGSSRSICSQGQWSTPKPHCQGEGNSCLHAADEDACVRMGVGWEWIMGKNGELQKCGGGHWKGGDESPFFLHHLPQTSSCSPGYPL, encoded by the exons atgctgctgctgctgctgcctctggcGCCACTCTTCCTCCGCCCCCCGGGCGCGGGCGGGGCGCAGACCCCCAACGCCACCTCGGAAG GTTGCCAGATCATACACCCGCCCTGGGAAGGGGGCATCAGGTACCGGGGCCTGACTCGGGACCAGGTGAAGGCTATCAACTTCCTGCCGGTGGACTATGAGATTGAGTATGTGTGCCGGGGGGAGCGCGAGGTGGTAGGGCCCAAGGTCCGCAAGTGCCTGGCCAACGGCTCCTGGACAGATATGGACACACCCAGCCGCTGTG TCCGAATCTGCTCCAAGTCTTATTTGACCCTGGAAAATGGGAAGGTTTTCCTGACGGGTGGGGACCTCCCAGCTCTGGACGGAGCCCGGGTGGATTTCCGGTGTGACCCCGACTTCCATCTGGTGGGCAGCTCCCGGAGCATCTGTAGTCAGGGCCAGTGGAGCACCCCCAAGCCCCACTGCCAGGGTGAGGGGAACAGCTGCCTGCATGCAGCTGATGAGGACGCTTGTGTGAGGATGGGAGTGGGGTGGGAATGGATAATGGGAAAGAATGGGGAGCTACAAAAATGTGGGGGAGGACATTGGAAAGGGGGAGATGAAAGTCCCTTTTTCCTCCATCACTTGCCTCAAACTTCCTCTTGCAGTCCCGGATATCCTCTGTAG